CCTATAGATGAAACCGAACCAAATAAATTCCCATATTTTAGTTTACCTTTTGACTTGCCATTAGCTGGATACTCGGACACTGACCAACCTTGGACtataagtactaagtaggtagATTaggaattaaatttaacatttgtatgtaataaaataatataggtatactttttttatgttttaatttaccttgtaatgttaaaataatttttaatttatattcacttAAGAACaggttttcaatataatattattatttatagatattttaatttaattgtatgtaattttaaaatacaacagtTTCCTAAATACTGTATActtttgtttgattttatttaattcattaacaatattattgtaatgctatttattatttcaatatttgttaataatagctaattattaattaatatcaaaaatataatgttttactcAAATGCAATAAATTGATGGTGGCAATCAATTCATTTggtggaaaattaaaaaatgttatatgtatatgaaaaagGAGCACAAGtttgtgataaaaaataataatgtggttTAAACATAGAACTACATACAATTTCACCAAACCTCAAAAATAAGtccataatagttttaatatttaattttagttttgacattttgttatggttgtaacaattttttattaaatgtaattataataaaaaatgtattttctgtaCAACAAGcaactaataagtaaataaatagttatgtaGATACCCAACAATACAAATTAAGTCAAGTGTAAGTCATGAATAAATCACTTATTTAGTCATAGTGTAAGCCAGGTgcgtacacaaaaaaaatcagGGGAGGGGTTTATAGTAGTATTTAGGGTGGGGGGTTCGTtcatagtctatattatatataaataaattatacaactattAATTTTCGGAAGGAGGGGGTTTGAACCCTTAAAACCCCCTGCATACGCACCTGGTGTAAGCTATACTTggtttaactattaaaaaaaaaaagtgatacTTATAGTCAATTTggcaacatttttaacattagaaattaacttaaaaatgcTATTTATtgaaaggtacctatataagcaTACTCACTAAGACATATATTTCAGacttcagtatttaaaaataaatgtctaaaaactaaaatgtattcaacATCTGAGATACTGAAATGTgcggttttatttttgtattttttttacttacaaaatattaatttgatttgattaaacataaaaatgaaaattataacttttaataaatgtggtgactattttatgttattatatatttatcttaaaccATGTTCGCGGTCAAAACATAAGGCACTTATCTTACCCCCGCATAATTGCATAAGCCAAGTGAGCAGTCGTGGGCAAGACGTGGTTGTCTGTAATAAGCAACGgcaattttttatatgaattacctactatacctagGTGCTTTTTTGTAACAAATGTGTTTAgtcgtttattattaaaataataagtatttaaaaatacacgtTAATTAGAAACAATTTATGATGATCATTTGCCACGTATTTACCAGGCAGGTAGgtacagtggcgtagccaggaattTTGTATGGGCGGGgctaagtatacaaatacaatatgtcttttatttacactttttatttttttattaatcttgataaaattctaagATCAACACGGTCAATAggggggggctatagcccccttaGCCACCCCCTGGCTACGCTActgggtaggtactataataaaataaaaataattatataaagggGCTGACATATGCAACTTATGTACACAATATTTGATAGACATCCACCTGTGACCACCACATTTTTCGTGTGAACTAGGTAGTTGGTACCTATATCATCAGCGACTCTTATCATTgagtatttcaattttaaatgtctcgtcgtttatattttatatagtatttgtataattaataattattattgtatgtagtCACTGAACAAACTCGCATACTCAACAGTGAAAGTctgaaagaataaaaaatacacacgTCGGTACGGAAAACAGTACAACTACCTACTATACAAGTTATAACTGACATCGCGGTGTACAGACTAAACGGAGCACTATAACACGTTAGACGTTACatcacataatatgttatattatattgtattacctacgaatataatatacttagttaaCAAGTGCttataaacgtaaatattttgataatttgaaataaaattttaattaacaataagaATGTCTATCAAAAAACTTTATGGCGTTCCCGCAAtcgattttgtaaaaaagtttgttgataaatataaaagtgaAATCGattcagatttaaaatttataatcggTTGGTATACCGTAAATAAGAGCCGTAATTtgcatgtattaattttatatgaaacaaCGTCTGAAGAATCTGCTGCATCAATCCTCTTACTTTCAAAATGCGATTTCGACCCACTGAGACGACagaaaaatccaaatattctgGATTTTGTGTATACAATTCAATCAAGACGAAGGAAAGGATATGCTGCTCAACTTGTTACAAAAGCTCAACAGGATTTTCAATTCACGGTATTCTGCAAAAATGACGAGACATCCAACTTGTTTgcaaaattgaaatgtataaaaaatgattctttAACTAAATCGACTAATTTAGATGTATTCCGTTGGGACATGGcatgtaaaaactaataaatgaatgctattaattttttattttattacttaactaaaaatgtatttttacatttaattttactcgAAAACAAATTGACTTCTTACTTAATTTTGAGTGTCTTACTCAAAAGTTATGACAAAGAAGATTGGAAAGTTGgacatagttattttaataaattcaattataaatttaattgcaaaatttgtttcattaattattaacattgtaatttttttttttgtcttaaatacattttcttgcacgaataaaatttaattttgaaattaattaaactatgtCTTAATACATGCACAATTCAGCATAATTTGAAATCtaaaaattggtattttatggaatgttttatttaattttgaggcAGTTTTGAGAAATAACCTAACATAATTGTTGAAACCtagataatttaaacataatattagtgaATGGTCATCAACCATAGTCACCACCATaggtataatacacatatttatattttgtctatGGTCACTTTTCACATGGCCGACTCTGTGTCTCTGTTAAAGTTTCTGTAGCAAAATGGCCAAAATGTTTAGCTGAAATTAAagtaaaaccatatattataggttACTTGTTTTAAGATAATAGTATACTGGAAGAtacttaaaacataatacaCTCAATTTCtcgataatatatttgttttaaatatgatcaatttaatatatttaataactgaAATTCTGAAGGAGTTATAGtctatagaataattataaataaccaattttattaatttaatactaattttgcatattatgatattagcAACTTATAATGACTAAGAAAACACAGCaagggaaaaataaaaaacaaaaacatttagccaagtaataaaataaatattaattaataaaaatcatttaacaaaCTACTTATAAATAAAGAGGAAGTACTTGAGTACTTGAGTACTTAACACTTGTATGTTGTAActttacaacaatttattattttacagtttacAGAGATCTTTTACAATTTCTCATGTGTTCTACATGACTACATCatggaatataattataaaaaaaaaaaatggatatttagattttagatgtATGCAAAATGATATAACAGGTTGATTACTATTTACAGGTGtctggttatattataatagttacacTGTTACAGCCTACTGAGTACTAACAGGTCGCTTGTTCCCGTGCTATTAGTGTCGCCACCTGCCACACTTCAATGGTACTACCAAACTTCTGTgatagtatgataatatattattatttattatccatatTATCTATACCATAGGTATTATGCTTCAGACATATTCTGTATTACACACAATGTGATTACACATTTATACCGGATCGTATTTACCATTTAGTATTTATGAGTTACGACTAATACAACTTCAGTAATTTTACGCTGTGTTGTGCAACATTTaaaagcttgaaatttaatGCATAGACATTCTTCTTAATTGTTGTCGTCTTTTCGTTTATTGAAGTACAAAAACATCGGAAACTAGGAAAGTCATTAATAAAAGTTTGGCCAACACCGTGAGCAGCAAGGCACAAACACAGTCTcagaataggtaatattaatcatttttatttcatattgttCATTACCAATGATATCACTGATCGGCCTATGTGCAATAACAATTTGTCATTTCAGATGGCCAACCTCTATAAAAACTACTTAAAACTGTTGAAGCAATGGCCGTTGGACCCCAGTAAGACCGGCAGGTAGTTAAATCTTTGCTTTTTatgtttatctttattatttcgaATGTATGCGCTTTAGCGCTTACATAAACATTTCATAACTGAAtttgcaaaataatatgattggtATTAACTATTTCATGTATTGCTTAGAGATCTAGGTGAACACATCCGCAAAGAAGTGGGAGCGGCTTTCAGCTCTGGTGATTCTTTTCGTGGGGATTCTACAAAGTGCATAAAAAAATACGAGTCCCTCAAACGTTTGGCAGACAACCACTACTGCAACAAATACAAGCGTTCAATCCAATCTACAGCTTCCGGGCTCAGTGTTCAACATTGCACGGTTGTATTGTCCAGAGAATCtctagatattttaaataatcaaaatgaaGGCTTTTTTAAGACAACTTTTAACAAAATCAAGGACAAAATTAGTACGCCAACACAACAGCAGGCCTCACAAGCCAGTACTGCTCGAAGAAGCAATTAGTTATCTATCACCGCAGAAGGGCCACAACATCATAGACATGACATTCGGTGCTGGGGGACATACAGAAAGGATTCTGCAAGAAAATGATACAACAGTTGTTTATTGTTTGGACAGAGACCCAACTGCATGTGCCATGGCAAAACAACTTTCTGAACGTTATCCAAACAGAGTGATACCTTTGAAGGGTAAATTTAGTGATTTGCCAGTTCTGTTAAAAAATTTAGGATGCAAAATGAATAGCTTCGatggtattttatttgattttggtGCTTCTTCTATGCAATTTGATACGGCTTCCAGAGGCTTTTCAATTAGTAAGAATGGCCCTTTAGATATGCGAATGGACCCCGAAGAACAGACAATTACAGCAGCAGAAGTGTTAGCGAAAGCTGATCAATCAgatctttataaaatatttaaagtatacgGAGAGgaaaaacaatcaaaaaaaattgcaaatgcTGTAATCGAAGCAAGGTACAATTCCTAATTACTATTtagttatagtttttatatcaataaattcatgtttttagaagttaaaaatttagttgagtgcaataaatattttaaccaatTTTAATTCTCACTATTTAGgttattcatttaattatattgacaattaacataaaatatttaaacgttcTGGTTTGAattggtaatttataatttatctaccTATTTCTGTactttaggtatttatttaagcCACTAAAAACTACACGTGATTTTTGTGAGCTTGTGCAAAATGTTTGTGATAATGAGATGAGAAGCGACATGTTGCATAGGCCATCTCATCCGGCTACCAAAGTGTTCCAAGCGTTACGCATATTTGTCAACAATGAATTGAACGAGATCAACCACAGTATAGTGTTGGCGAGCCATTATTTGAAAATGGGCGGAGTCATGGTGACGGTTGCTTTTCATTCTCTCGAAGACACCATAGTGAAACGGCATATTCAGGGtaatatcaatgaaaatatGGCTAACACTCTACCCTTGAAGTATATTAACCCCATGCAGGCCTACGATAAAGAGTTTATGGATGTGGTTAATGACAGTTGTTGGCATCAAATCCACAAGCACGTGATCACTCCAAGTGTTGAAGAGGTTGAATCAAATCCTAGAAGCAGATCAGCACGTCTCAGGGCGGCCATTCGCATCAAATAGGACTAGTTTTTGTTAGATTTTGTCATCTTATTTTTgtagattaaatataattattcttaaaatagtattatttcatTTACATGCACATTAATtggataaaactaaaataacactaaaaaaaatgttggtgatCAGAAACAAAACCCTTTAACACGTTGACATGAGTAACAAGTACCCGTGGCCTGTGTTAATGCATTTCTGACATACAGTAACCTGTTTTGTATTAATTCTTTATTGAGCAGCTATAGCAGAACACATTTAAGATTTGTATAGGGCATTCATTAGTGTAAGACTTACTTAAAATCTACCAATTTTACTAGTGCCAACGGGCGTCAGCAAGTCAAATTACAGCGGCCACTTGTacgcatattatgtaaaattgacATTGGCGTTTAATGTGTTAATAAgcattaaaagtaaaaattacattataaaactGAATGAACTGTTacaaaaaaatgatcaaaacTGAAAATTACCATAAAATGTAGATATACGTGCAATGAGTAACATCCAAAACCATGATAAAATTCAGCTCGCTATGTACGTATGTAGGTATCGTGTTCGTATAGCAGCCACTGTGAATCTGTATTCTCGTGGAAGAGAAAGATCTTTTGGCGGCCCCCAGTGTATTTATTAAAGCGTAAATTGGCCCACCAACTATAAAGGGTTGGACCACCGTGACCTAAGTCATAACTTATTACATACTAGTTCTAGTCATCACCAAGTTTTAATTACTAATGTATGTATGATATAGAATCTGTATATCACTGGTATTCAAAAATTGTGTTCAATTTATTTTGGGTTTACAATATCTTGTAAGAATTTCCTGTAAATTGTAAACTCGAGATGGCAATACCAGATACTAAAAAGGTTTATTTTGCCGtgaaaatatttccaataaaaattcAGTAcacttattgtaaattataagtgTACTGAATTTGTACAGTAACACAACCAAATTTAATTTGCAAAACTAATGCCAGGTTGcacgaaaaattaaataatttaatgtatcaaTCATGGGCAACTAATTCATATTTAAGGGACGATTAGCTCACTGTTAAAAATCAATTGACATGTCAAATTCTTACTACATAAAaagcatttataattaatgattattttataacacaacAGACTTAGACCCAAAAACTGAGTTATggtattatttgatatttaaaaaaaagtcaaccaagcattttttatgttacaaaCTTGGctctatattttaaaagtaataaaaactataagttCTTCAGTTATACGATATCAGATTAAAttgtgatataataaataaaatgtgtgatGTAATATGAAATTTATGGTAAATgccataatgtatttatttaaaagttttaaaaatacaaaaaagaaaacaattaaaatttaataattacaataaaaatgtaataatgatacTTGTGTTTTAACAAGAATTTGTATGGCACTAGATCGGTACTGTATAATGGATTTACTAAAATAGACCAATAATTTCTCCTGTTTCAGTATTCAAGTCAATA
Above is a window of Metopolophium dirhodum isolate CAU chromosome 3, ASM1992520v1, whole genome shotgun sequence DNA encoding:
- the LOC132941922 gene encoding uncharacterized protein LOC132941922, giving the protein MSIKKLYGVPAIDFVKKFVDKYKSEIDSDLKFIIGWYTVNKSRNLHVLILYETTSEESAASILLLSKCDFDPLRRQKNPNILDFVYTIQSRRRKGYAAQLVTKAQQDFQFTVFCKNDETSNLFAKLKCIKNDSLTKSTNLDVFRWDMACKN
- the LOC132941920 gene encoding probable methyltransferase-like protein 15 homolog isoform X1 — protein: MKAFLRQLLTKSRTKLVRQHNSRPHKPVLLEEAISYLSPQKGHNIIDMTFGAGGHTERILQENDTTVVYCLDRDPTACAMAKQLSERYPNRVIPLKGKFSDLPVLLKNLGCKMNSFDGILFDFGASSMQFDTASRGFSISKNGPLDMRMDPEEQTITAAEVLAKADQSDLYKIFKVYGEEKQSKKIANAVIEARYLFKPLKTTRDFCELVQNVCDNEMRSDMLHRPSHPATKVFQALRIFVNNELNEINHSIVLASHYLKMGGVMVTVAFHSLEDTIVKRHIQGNINENMANTLPLKYINPMQAYDKEFMDVVNDSCWHQIHKHVITPSVEEVESNPRSRSARLRAAIRIK
- the LOC132941920 gene encoding probable methyltransferase-like protein 15 homolog isoform X2, translated to MKAFLRQLLTKSRTKLVRQHNSRPHKPVLLEEAISYLSPQKGHNIIDMTFGAGGHTERILQENDTTVVYCLDRDPTACAMAKQLSERYPNRVIPLKGKFSDLPVLLKNLGCKMNSFDGILFDFGASSMQFDTASRGFSISKNGPLDMRMDPEEQTITAAEVLAKADQSDLYKIFKVYGEEKQSKKIANAVIEARYLFKPLKTTRDFCELVQNVCDNEMRSDMLHRPSHPATKVFQALRIFVNNELNEINHSIVLASHYLKMGGVMVTVAFHSLEDTIVKRHIQGLR